In Leguminivora glycinivorella isolate SPB_JAAS2020 chromosome 19, LegGlyc_1.1, whole genome shotgun sequence, a single genomic region encodes these proteins:
- the LOC125236421 gene encoding phagocyte signaling-impaired protein — translation MAGRPQHTHDGGIVERRLRPIYDWLDNGNNKKALQEAEKVLKKSPSLQAARALKALSLFRLGKSPEAHSVLEALAEEKPSDDTTLQAMTICYRECQQLHKVCSLYEAAVKVDSTSEELHSHLFMSYVRVGDYRAQQRAAMTLYKFAPKNPYYFWAVMSIVLQAKESEDASKRGILLALAQRMVDNFITENKMEAEQEARLYIMILELQEKWEDIMKFIESPLYDKLLPGAIQEAVIPYLKKLKRWKPLNLLCREMLYDNPDRWDYYLPYFESVFHLMKETEKTERCDDTAEKCHEFICQLVEGMGSGRLLRGPYLARLELWKRLAVDGNPTELLGSGVALCVQYLRVFANKPCAVPDLRPYLEMIPQSEREQHCRDFLTCLGFDEDSEPTTPDDIQRHISCLSLWRLTAAPLPAEECLSLASRLRSHYLRASSDGYAILAAHHYIYAAIELQSSEPVVEALCLLELVLHRSPANFHVKLLLITLYHLLGNALAADSIYQRLEVKHIQLISLGWLHCARLSGAVACARALQLLADTRAFRDHQHKDSVEHLTYAYKYGTFEKLVELGRWNALLRRCAWGARGGRERALLALLAGPPAPLHAPAPLPAEPHDNRDLSIIVTYDPPQCQDPELKAKSFEEELAYLRLKDGLVSSIALCIELADGRPVDEKKVHYEELTACVGAFSEAMAKCRDLYGTRRRWRVSEPFPSRIIALVSSPVPYRELYSCALTLVGELATSHTARAHALAEEASSLIRAASGQLRTVVPRGGWGMREALEHLSVYLEFIGIITFLLGVCNELSTPTNTKKNKKRTSQSPDELRTSELLSTLNQTVQDSIADIEHIIEHWPRYTFNSTLEEHLSKLSLDKYQCPVQNKLNNGLKDVLSDLGNILKKKVKYLKSLQ, via the exons ATGGCGGGCCGGCCACAGCACACGCATGACGGTGGAATCGTTGAACGCCGGTTGCGTCCTATTTACG ATTGGTTGGACAATGGGAATAACAAGAAGGCCCTCCAGGAGGCGGAGAAGGTGCTTAAGAAGAGTCCTTCACTGCAAGCGGCGCGGGCTCTGAAGGCCCTGTCGCTTTTTAGGTTAGGAAAATCGCCGGAGGCTCACTCGGTGCTGGAAGCCCTGGCGGAAGAGAAGCCGAGCGATGACACCACGCTGCAGGCCATGACCATATGCTACAGGGAGTGCCAGCAAT TGCACAAAGTGTGCTCACTGTATGAAGCCGCAGTGAAAGTGGATTCGACCAGCGAGGAGCTCCACTCGCACCTGTTCATGTCTTATGTCCGCGTCGGAGACTACCGCGCACAGCAGCGGGCCGCTATGACATTGTACAAGTTTGCGCCTAAGAACCCGTATTACTTCTGGGCTGTCATGAGCATTGTTCTCCAG GCTAAAGAATCGGAGGACGCCTCCAAACGCGGTATCCTCCTCGCGTTGGCCCAACGCATGGTCGACAACTTCATCACCGAAAACAAGATGGAGGCGGAacag gaAGCCCGCCTCTACATCATGATCCTAGAATTGCAGGAAAAGTGGGAGGACATCATGAAGTTTATAGAGAGTCCGTTGTATGATAAGCTGTTGCCGGGGGCTATTCAAGAAGCGGTCATACCATATTTGAAGAAGCTTAAGCGATGGAAACCGCTGAATCTTCTGTGCAGGGAGATGTTGTATGACAATCCCGATAG ATGGGATTACTACCTCCCATACTTCGAATCGGTGTTCCACCTGATGAAAGAAACAGAGAAGACCGAGCGATGCGACGACACAGCAGAAAAGTGCCACGAGTTCATCTGTCAGTTGGTAGAGGGCATGGGATCCGGCAGGCTGTTACGCGGGCCTTATTTGGCAAGACTGGAACTATGGAAGCGACTAGCGGTCGATGGGAACCCTACTGAACTTCTAG gTAGCGGCGTAGCACTCTGCGTGCAGTACTTGCGAGTGTTCGCGAACAAGCCGTGCGCGGTGCCAGACTTGCGGCCGTATCTAGAAATGATCCCGCAAAGCGAGCGCGAGCAGCACTGTCGGGACTTCCTGACATGTCTAGGCTTTGACGAGGACAGTGAGCCTACTACG CCCGACGACATCCAACGTCATATATCTTGCCTGTCGCTTTGGCGTCTGACGGCAGCCCCCCTCCCAGCAGAGGAGTGTCTATCGCTAGCCTCTCGGTTACGGTCACATTACCTTAGAGCCAGCTCCGATGGGTACGCAATACTGGCCGCGCACCACTACATATATGCCG CGATCGAGTTACAGAGCTCAGAGCCCGTGGTGGAAGCTCTATGTCTTCTAGAGTTGGTGCTGCACCGCTCCCCGGCTAACTTCCACGTCAAGCTACTGCTTATCACCCTCTACCATCTATTGG GCAATGCCTTAGCAGCGGACAGCATCTACCAACGTCTAGAAGTGAAGCATATCCAACTAATATCACTAGGATGGTTACATTGCGCTCGACTGAGTGGAGCTGTGGCTTGTGCGAGAGCGTTACAGTTGCTAGCTGATACTAGGGCGTTCCGCGATCACCAACATAAAGAC agCGTAGAACACTTGACGTACGCGTACAAGTACGGAACGTTCGAGAAGCTGGTGGAGCTGGGGCGGTGGAACGCGCTGCTGCGGCGCTGCGCGTGgggcgcgcgcggcggccgcgAGCGCGCGCTGCTGGCGCTGCTGGCCGGCCCGCCCGCGCCGCTGCACGCGCCCGCGCCGCTGCCCGCCGAGCCACA TGATAACCGGGACCTTAGCATCATAGTCACCTACGACCCGCCACAATGCCAAGACCCCGAACTGAAAGCCAAGAGTTTTGAGGAAGAACTGGCTTACCTGAGGCTTAAAGACGGACTGGTGTCTTCCATAGCCCTGTGCATAGAGTTGGCTGACGGTAGACCGGTTGATGAAAAAAAG GTTCACTACGAAGAATTAACGGCGTGTGTGGGTGCCTTCAGCGAAGCGATGGCGAAATGTCGAGACCTGTACGGGACTAGGCGACGGTGGCGGGTCTCCGAACCCTTCCCTAGCAGAATTATCG CATTGGTGTCATCACCCGTGCCATACCGGGAGCTATACTCCTGTGCGCTCACGCTCGTAGGCGAGCTGGCAACGTCGCACACGGCGCGCGCGCACGCATTAGCTGAAGAAGCTTCTAGTCTAATAAGAGCAGCGAGTGGGCAACTGAGGACCGTGGTGCCGAGAGGTGGATGGGGCATGAGAGAAGCTCTGGAACATCTCAGTGTATACTTAGAG TTCATAGGCATAATAACCTTCCTCCTCGGCGTCTGCAATGAACTCTCAACGCCCACCAACACCAAAAAGAACAAAAAAAGAACCAGCCAGTCCCCCGACGAACTCCGGACCTCCGAGCTGCTCTCCACCCTCAACCAAACGGTCCAGGACTCCATCGCTGACATCGAGCACATCATCGAACACTGGCCACGATACACCTTCAACTCAACGCTAGAAGAACATTTAAGTAAACTCTCTTTAGACAAATACCAGTGCCCGGTGCAAAATAAACTCAATAACGGACTGAAAGATGTTTTGAGCGATCTGGGGAATATTCTTAAGAAGAAAGTCAAGTATTTGAAGAGTTTGCAGTGA